In a single window of the Chaetodon trifascialis isolate fChaTrf1 chromosome 19, fChaTrf1.hap1, whole genome shotgun sequence genome:
- the LOC139347718 gene encoding solute carrier family 22 member 2-like: protein MTTFDDILEEAGKFGRCQKRIFALLCLVSMPWAGVYVGIVFQGFTPDHWCRDPAVVERRQACGWSLADSRRLTVPLVNSSGVLQQSSCERYEVDWNATTLTCDTQELNLDKTPTTTCKDGWEYDYEGRRSFVTEFDLVCSDGWLVDMYQATLNVGFLVGSIAIGYLADRFGRKMSFLMSNLLNGIAGILVAVAPNYASLLVFRTLYGFGVKGGWVAGYVLITEIVGVEFRRTVGVVYQMFFSVGILILPLLAYFITDWRWLQVVITAPYILFLSYYWFIPESPRWLLSQNRKSKAVEITEAMAKENRMSLSKNIETLTDDNADSSTASFMDLIRTPKMRKHSFILSYNWFTSAVVYQGLIMRLGILGGNVYIDFLISGLVEFPAAFLILFTIERIGRRIPFATANIVAGASCFITAFIPDSMFWFKTVVACIGRLGITMAFEMVVFVNTELYPTFVRNLGVSVCSTLCDVGGIIAPFLLYRLAVIWLELPLIIFGILAFVAGGLVLLLPETRGVPLPDTIDDIEFPDRIKENAALKNQQLTNLLPNNDVSTNKDPATV, encoded by the exons ATGACCACGTTTGACGACATCTTAGAGGAAGCTGGGAAGTTCGGCCGCTGTCAGAAGCGGATCTTCGCCCTGCTGTGTTTGGTGTCTATGCCCTGGGCAGGCGTGTACGTCGGCATCGTCTTCCAGGGTTTCACCCCTGATCACTGGTGTCGGGACCCGgcggtggtggagaggaggcaggcGTGTGGGTGGAGCCTGGCAGACAGTCGTAGGCTGACGGTGCCGCTGGTCAACAGCTCTggagtgctgcagcagagcagctgtgagCGGTACGAGGTGGACTGGAACGCCACAACGCTCACCTGCGACACACAGGAACTGAACCTCGACAAAACTCCCACAACGACCTGCAAAGACGGCTGGGAGTACGACTACGAGGGAAGACGGTCCTTTGTTACTGAG TTCGACCTGGTGTGCTCAGATGGATGGTTGGTGGACATGTACCAGGCCACTCTCAACGTGGGCTTCCTGGTTGGCAGCATCGCCATTGGCTACCTGGCTGACAG GTTCGGCAGGAAAATGAGTTTCCTGATGTCCAACCTGTTGAACGGGATCGCAGGAATCCTGGTGGCCGTGGCTCCAAACTACGCGTCCTTACTGGTCTTCAGGACGCTCTACGGGTTCGGGGTGAAGGGAGGCTGGGTGGCTGGATACGTTCTGA TCACAGAGATCGTGGGAGTGGAGTTCAGGCGCACAGTGGGAGTGGTTTATCAGATGTTCTTCAGCGTGggcatcctcatcctccctctgctcgCCTACTTCATCACTGACTGGCGTTGGCTGCAGGTCGTCATCACCGCCCCCTACATCCTCTTCCTGTCCTACTACTG GTTTATCCCAGAATCTCCAAGATGGCTCCTCTCTCAGAACAGAAAGTCCAAAGCAGTGGAGATCACTGAGGCCATGGCCAAAGAGAACAGGATGAGCCTGTCCAAGAACATCGAG ACTCTGACTGATGATAACGCAGACTCCAGCACTGCCTCCTTCATGGACCTGATCAGGACGCCAAAGATGAGAAAGCACTCGTTCATTCTGAGCTACAACTG gtTCACCAGCGCTGTCGTCTACCAGGGTCTGATCATGAGGCTCGGCATTCTGGGAGGAAACGTCTACATCGACTTCCTCATCTCTGGCCTGGTGGAGTTCCCTGCtgccttcctcatcctcttcaccaTCGAACGCATCGGCAGACGTATTCCCTTCGCCACCGCCAACATCGTAGCCGGCGCCTCCTGCTTCATCACCGCCTTCATTCCTGACA GCATGTTCTGGTTTAAGACGGTGGTGGCCTGCATCGGCCGGCTGGGCATCACCATGGCCTTTGAGATGGTGGTGTTTGTGAACACGGAGCTCTACCCGACGTTTGTCAG GAATCTGGGAGTGTCGGTTTGCTCCACTCTGTGTGATGTTGGAGGCATCATAGCTCCCTTCCTGCTCTACAGACTGGCTGTCATCTGGCTCGAGCTGCCACTCATCATCTTCG GCATTCTGGCTTTCGTGGCCGGTGgtctggtgctgctgcttcctgaaaCCAGAGGTGTGCCGCTGCCCGACACCATCGATGACATCGAGTTCCCGGACAG aATAAAGGAGAACGCTGCTCTGAAGAACCAGCAGTTGACCAACCTGCTGCCCAACAACGACGTATCGACCAACAAAGATCCAGCGACGGTTTAA
- the LOC139347716 gene encoding solute carrier family 22 member 2-like, which translates to MATFDDLLEDVGTFGRCQKRIFALLCLLSIPFSGVYVGIVFQGFTPDHWCRDPAVVERTQACGWSLADSRRLTAPLVNSSGVLQHSNCERYEVDWNATTLTCDTRGLNLTEVPVTTCKDGWEYDYEGRKTFVTEFNLVCSDAWLVDTYQSILNLGFLVGSFVFGYLADRFGRRISFLMSNILNAIAGLVQAVTPSYISILVLRAILGLGIKGGWMTSYVLLTEIVGVKHRRLVGILYQMFFSVGNLILPLLAYFITDWRWLQVVISVPYILFLSYYWLIPESPRWLISQRNSAKALEITEAMAKENKKKLSKNFETLTDDEGDFPTGSLMDLIRTPNMRKHTFILMYNWFTSAVVYQGLIMQVGIAGGNLYIDFLIFSLVEFPAAFLILFTIDRIGRRLPFATANIVAGVSCLITAFIPNNLHWLKTVVACIGRVGITMAFEMVVFVNTELYPTFVRNLGVSVCSTLCDIGGIVSPFLLYRLAAIWLELPFIIFGVVAFIAGGLVLLLPETKGVPLPDTIDDIEFPNRKKEDVVDNQQMKTLLKSDLTNNRESTV; encoded by the exons ATGGCGACCTTTGATGACCTCCTGGAGGATGTTGGGACCTTCGGCCGCTGTCAGAAGCGGATCTTCGcgctgctctgtctgctgtcgATACCTTTTTCAGGTGTGTACGTCGGCATCGTCTTCCAGGGTTTCACCCCTGATCATTGGTGTCGGGACCCGGCGGTGGTGGAGAGGACGCAGGCGTGTGGGTGGAGTCTGGCGGACAGTCGCAGGCTGACGGCGCCACTGGTCAACAGCTCTGgagtgctgcagcacagcaactGTGAGCGGTACGAGGTGGACTGGAACGCCACGACGCTCACCTGCGATACACGGGGACTGAACCTGACCGAGGTCCCGGTTACCACATGCAAG GATGGCTGGGAGTATGACTACGAGGGCAGGAAGACCTTTGTTACAGAG TTTAACCTGGTGTGTTCAGATGCATGGTTGGTGGACACCTACCAGTCCATTCTCAATTTGGGCTTCCTCGTTGGCAGCTTTGTTTTTGGTTACCTTGCTGACAG GTTTGGCCGGAGGATCAGTTTCCTGATGTCCAACATACTGAACGCCATTGCAGGGCTTGTGCAGGCTGTGACTCCAAGCTACATCTCCATCCTGGTGCTCAGGGCCATCTTAGGCCTTGGAATCAAAGGAGGATGGATGACTTCATATGTGCTGC TGACAGAGATCGTTGGAGTGAAGCACAGACGGTTGGTGGGCATATTGTACCAGATGTTCTTCAGTGTCGGCAACCTCATCCTGCCTCTGCTCGCCTACTTCATCACTGACTGGCGTTGGCTGCAGGTCGTCATCTCCGTTCCCTACATCCTCTTCCTGTCCTACTACTG GTTAATCCCAGAGTCTCCGAGATGGCTCATCTCTCAGAGGAATTCTGCAAAAGCTTTGGAGATCACTGAAGCTATGGCGaaggaaaacaagaagaaactCTCCAAGAACTTCGAG ACACTGACGGACGATGAGGGTGACTTTCCCACTGGTTCTTTGATGGACCTGATCAGAACTCCAAACATGAGAAAGCACACTTTTATCCTCATGTACAACTG GTTCACCAGTGCTGTGGTATATCAGGGCCTCATCATGCAGGTAGGAATAGCAGGAGGAAACCTCTACATCGACTTCCTCATCTTCAGCCTGGTGGAGTTCCCCGCtgccttcctcatcctcttcacaATTGACCGCATCGGCCGACGCCTTCCCTTCGCCACCGCCAACATTGTAGCTGGAGTCTCCTGCTTGATCACTGCCTTCATTCCCAACA ATTTGCACTGGTTGAAGACGGTGGTGGCCTGCATTGGTCGGGTGGGGATCACCATGGCCTTTGAGATGGTGGTGTTTGTTAACACGGAGCTCTATCCAACCTTTGTCAG GAACCTGGGAGTGTCCGTGTGTTCGACTCTGTGTGACATCGGAGGCATCGTGTCGCCATTCCTGCTGTACAGACTTGCTGCCATCTGGCTGGAGCTGCCGTTCATCATCTTCG GAGTGGTCGCATTCATAGCTGGAGGTTTGGTGTTGTTGCTGCCTGAAACCAAAGGAGTTCCTCTCCCTGACACCATTGACGATATCGAGTTTCCTAACAG GAAAAAAGAGGACGTCGTGGACAACCAACAAATGAAGACGCTTTTAAAGTCAGACCTCACAAACAACAGGGAGTcaactgtgtga
- the plg gene encoding plasminogen gives MDLNKLAFLLGALLCTVGGTEVDGYSKTEGAWILSLNKRQYSVNTVAECATKCDTETIFTCRSFIYNEKDQECWTAAANSKTETILRRSSTALYQKNGYLLECVNGIGTDYRGTKTKSKSGKTCQTWEAKYPHRPNITPESHPRADLESNFCRNPDGDNGGPWCYTTDPNTRWEHCNVSSCTEECIHCSGEDYRGKISTTENGFTCQRWDSQKPHNHGYNPSALPEKYLEENYCRNPDGDPRPWCFTTSPSKRWDFCSIPRCTSEPPTIVPEVTCATGEGALYRGTMAVTESGKTCQSWSAQTPQKHNRTPDNYPCKGLDNNYCRNPDNERMPWCYTTDPETRWEYCRVPSCGDGAGPGEPVIPPEEEDCYEGDGTSYRGITSETISGKRCQSWSSMTPHSHRKTPQAFPNADLRRNLCRNPDGDRAPWCYTTDPRVRWEYCNLEKCPTNPSGTAPPVPAKPQPPTTATQTPPQKDCKVGNGESYRGPTSITLLGVTCQAWSSQSPHQHNSFTPQSHPTKGLEGNSCRNPDNDVNGPWCYTTDRNKKWDYCQIPDCAGLKCGTPVTKPKRCFGRIVGGCVSKPHSWPWQISLRTNTGVHFCGGTLIDAQWVLTAAHCLERSKRPSAYKVLLGIHTERANEASKQERNLEKLVLGPNGADIALLKLQSPALINDKVLPACLPEKDFTVPSGTECYVTGWGETQGTGGEGVLKETGFPVIENKICNRPSYLNGRVRDHEMCAGNIEGGTDSCQGDSGGPLVCNSQNRFVLQGVTSWGLGCANAMKPGVYARVSKFVDWIDKTIKAN, from the exons ATGGACCTGAACAAGCTAGCTTTCCTTCTGGGAGCCCTGCTCTGCACTG TTGGTGGTACTGAGGTGGACGGCTACTCCAAAACTGAAGGAGCGTGGATCCTCTCGTTGAACAAAAGACAGTACTCAGTGAACACTGTGGCTGAGTGCGCCACCAAATGTGACACTGAAACAATCTTCACCTGCAG GTCTTTCATATATAACGAAAAGGACCAAGAGTGCTGGACAGCAGCGGCAAACTCTAAAACAGAGACCATCCTGCGCAGAAGCAGCACAGCTTTATATCAGAAAAACG GATACCTCCTGGAGTGTGTCAATGGAATAGGAACAGATTACAGAGGAACAAAGACCAAATCAAAGTCCGGAAAGACGTGTCAGACATGGGAAGCAAAATACCCACACAGGCCCAA catcacaccAGAGAGCCACCCCCGAGCAGACCTGGAGTCTAACTTCTGCAGAAACCCTGATGGAGACAACGGGGGACCCTGGTGTTACACCACCGACCCCAACACCCGCTGGGAACACTGCAACGTATCGAGCTGCACAG AGGAGTGCATACACTGCAGCGGCGAGGACTACAGAGGGAAAATCTCCACCACAGAAAACGGCTTCACCTGCCAACGCTGGGACTCCCAGAAGCCTCACAACCATGGCTACAACCCCAGCGC TCTTCCAGAGAAGTACCTGGAGGAGAACTACTGCAGAAACCCAGATGGGGACCCCCGACCCTGGTGCTTCACCACCAGCCCATCAAAACGATGGGACTTCTGCTCTATACCCCGCTGCA CGTCCGAGCCTCCCACCATCGTCCCAGAGGTGACCTGTGCCACCGGCGAAGGTGCACTGTACCGCGGTACAATGGCTGTGACGGAGTCTGGCAAAACGTGCCAGAGCTGGTCAGCTCAGACGCCACAAAAGCACAACCGCACACCGGACAACTACCCCTGCAA AGGCCTAGATAACAACTACTGTCGTAACCCCGACAATGAGAGGATGCCCTGGTGTTACACCACTGACCCTGAAACCCGCTGGGAGTACTGCAGAGTGCCGAGCTGCGGGGACGGAGCTGGACCAG GTGAGCCAGTGATCCCCCCCGAAGAGGAAGACTGTTACGAGGGGGACGGGACGAGTTACCGTGGCATAACATCAGAGACCATCAGTGGGAAGAGATGTCAAAGCTGGAGCTCCATGACTCCTCACAGCCATAGGAAAACTCCACAGGCGTTCCCCAACGC GGACCTCAGGAGGAATCTGTGCAGGAACCCTGATGGAGACCGAGCTCCCTGGTGTTACACTACGGACCCCAGAGTTCGATGGGAGTACTGCAACTTGGAGAAATGCCCCACCAATCCTTCAGGAACTGCACCCCCTGTCCCTGCTAAACCCCAGCCCCCCACCACCGCCACCCAGACACCACCACAGAAAG ACTGTAAGGTTGGAAATGGGGAGTCATACCGGGGTCCAACCTCCATCACCCTTCTGGGGGTGACCTGCCAGGCCTGGAGTTCTCAGAGTCCTCATCAACACAACAGCTTCACCCCACAAAGTCACCCCACCAAGGGCTTGGAGGGCAAT agctgcagaaaccCTGATAATGATGTGAACGGGCCGTGGTGTTACACGACTGACAGGAACAAGAAATGGGACTACTGTCAGATCCCTGATTGTG ctggaCTGAAGTGTGGTACACCCGTCACCAAACCCAAGCGCTGTTTTGGTCGTATTGTGGGAGGCTGCGTGTCCAAACCTCACTCCTGGCCCTGGCAAATCAGCCTCCGCACCAA CACGGGAGTTCATTTCTGTGGAGGAACTCTGATTGATGCTCAGTGGGTCCTCACGGCTGCTCACTGCCTGGAGAG GTCCAAACGGCCTTCGGCCTACAAGGTTCTCCTGGGAATCCATACAGAGAGAGCCAACGAGGCATCGAAACAAGAGAGGAACCTGGAGAAACTGGTGCTGGGACCCAACGGAGCCGACATCGCTCTGCTCAAACTGCAGAG tcccGCACTAATAAATGACAAAGTCCTGCCAGCCTGTCTGCCAGAGAAGGACTTCACTGTTCCCAGCGGAACCGAGTGTTATGTTACTGGATGGGGTGAAACTCAAG GTACGGGAGGAGAAGGCGTCCTGAAGGAAACCGGTTTCCCCGTGATCGAGAACAAGATCTGCAATCGTCCGTCCTACCTGAACGGCAGAGTCAGAGACCACGAGATGTGTGCTGGAAACATCGAGGGAGGAACAGATAGCTGCCAG GGCGACAGCGGTGGTCCTCTGGTGTGTAATTCACAGAACAGGTTCGTCCTGCAGGGTGTGACATCATGGGGTCTGGGATGCGCCAACGCCATGAAACCTGGCGTCTACGCTCGAGTGTCCAAGTTTGTCGACTGGATCGACAAAACCATCAAGGCCAATTAA